The window CTTATCAGTGGAGCTTGAGATGTCTGTTCCTGCCGACTGatgttttaacaaatttttagTTTCTCATGGTCTGAAAGATTTTGTATGCACGTCTTAGTCTAGATACTGTTTTCATTAGTTCTAATGCTGCTGCATGCAAATTTTGTTTAAAACCAAAATTGACTCTTCACATCTGGACTAGATTGGACATGGTGAGGAGGCTGGAAGGAAAGTCCTTTTTGCTCTGTAGGCTGTGGACAGCTTTCTTAAGAGTTGACATCCAGGATtaagaaaaagttttcttttgcGTGACTAAATTCTTTCTACAGTTTGCTTGTGTAAGCATTTTAGATTTAAGCAAGTTCAActtgaaatatatttgaatataaagCAGAAACAGCTTCATTTAATGGGATAACAGCAATCTCTAACCCATCAAATTAATATCTACTAAATAGCTTCCAAAAAGCACTgactggaaaatatttttcactagCATGGCTTTATTCAGTTTCAAAAACAGTAGGGGCTAAAATGTTTGGACATTTATCctgcatttattttctgtttcacaaggttaaaattttatattttgtaaagtgTCTGAAAAGGAGTCCACAAAGTATTTCTGCTTTCTTGCTCCTGAATGCAAGGTCTGAGAGAAGGCACATGGCCTCATTAGCTTCTGGGTGTTGTCAAACCCAGTCGTCTCTCAAGTACCAAATGCCCAGATACATTTATTGGGATGCAGGAATCCCACTTAAGCAGCGGTTTTTGCTGATATAAAGACAAACATCTTGATTAAAGTGTAGGGAGACAGAAACCATACCAATTTGGGCAATTTTGGCTCTAATGTCTAATTTGTTGTGAAAGGGGAAGATGTTCTAAGCTAATGTTCTTAAAAGTAACTtatgaatttcttaaaaatagtttttaaaaagctgtttcaGGAAAAGCTGTTATCTCAAAACAATGAAAGAGTTCCCCTAATTTGAATATTCAATACCAGCTGTTATTCACatcaatattttaacattttaccaTCAAGATATTTAATACAAAGGATTGATACATATTTAACTGTTTAGAATTCTAGTTAAACTTGTCCAGATGAGtaagagggaaggagaaataacatTCTCCAAGTACCTACCATGTGCACAAGTTCTACTTATATATCTTGCTTAATCTTAGCAATGATTCCATGAGGTAGATTTTAACTCTCATTTTACAAacgaagaaactaaggctcataGAGGTCATACAACTTCAGGAAAGGGGAGAGTTTTCTGCAAAACTCTCCCCTTGtatttcataaaatgttaaaTCTTGGCCCAAATTCAAATCACCATCTTTATGGGTTATTGGAGAGAGGTATAAGTTGGCAAGACACTGTTCCACAGTGGGAAAATATGGGTAGGATTTGAATGAGTAAGAGTGGGATGCTTGCACAGTATCATATTTGTGTGGCTGGagtaatgtttttctgtttccctctTAGACAGCAAAGTGGAGTGGGAGAATCTTGAAATTGAACTCAGTCCTGAGGTCTGATTTTCCTATTATTAGTCACTTTCAAGCCAGGTGATTTGTGACCATTTAAATGTTATGCTATTTCAAAGTCTTCTACATCTTTAGAAAAGGACATGAGGGAGGGTTAGTTAAGTGGGGCAATGAGAATGTAGAGTGTAATGTGCAAAAGCAGGACTAGCAGTTGCTTTGAAGATATCTGgggaaggccgggcacggtggttcacgcctgtaatcccagtactttgggaggcggatcacgaggtcaggagatcgagatcatcctggctaacatgtgaaaccccgtctatactaaaaatacaaaacattagccgggcgcagtggtgggcgcctgtagtcccagctactcgggaggctgaggcaggagagtggcatgaacccgggaggtggagcttgcagtgagctgagattgcaccactgcattccagcctggacaacagagcgagactccgtctcaaaaaaacaaccaaacaaacaaaaaacaaaaattagccgggcatggtggcacgtgcctgtaatcccagcactttgggaggccaaggtgggtggatcatgaggtcagaagattgagaccaccctggccaacatggtgaaatcccgtctctactaaaaatacaaaaaaaaaaaattagccaggaattagccaggcgtggtggcgcgtgcctgtaatcccagctacgcaggaggctgaggcaggagatttgcttgaacccgggaggcggaggttgcagtgagccgagattgtgccactgcactccagcctggacgacagagcaagactccgtctaaaaaaaaaaaaaaagatattaaaattaatgacAAGAAGAGTTTGGGTTCAGTTATAATTTAAGGGAAAAAACATTGAGGGGCCTAATCTACATTTTGCTCCAGATCCAATGATTTAATTTTTGCGAAGAAAAATCCAGTGATTCAACTCATGCAAGGAGATAGCCTGGGGCTTGCTAAAAGTCAGGTtgcagtttccattgcattcaggaaaatcagaaaaataaatacaacttttagaagaaactttaagttttctcccattcacaTTTAGCCCTTGGGGTCTCATATTTCTGGACTTGCTTAGACCTATGATatctaatatggtagccactgcCCATCCATATGTGGCCACTGAgaacttgaaatgtgactagtttGAATTAAGATGTGCTGTAACTGTAAAATACACcctggatttcaaagacttaataaataatgtaaattatCTATTCTTTCCTgttgattatatgttgaaatgataatattttggatatgtctgggttaaataaaatatattactaaaagtAATTTTACCtttgtctttactttttaaatgtgactattagaaaatgtgaaattaaaggctgggcgcggtggctcacgcctgtaatcccagcactttgggaggccgaggtgggcggatcacgaggtcaggagatcgagaccatcctggctaacacggtgaaacctcgtctctactaaaaatacaaaaaatgagccgggcgcagtggcaggtgcctgtagtcccagctactcgggaggctgaggcaggagaatggcgtgaacccgggaggcggagcttgcagtgagccgagattgcgccactgcactccagcctgggcgacagagtgagactccctctcaaaagaaagaaagaatatgtgaAATTATATATGGCTCATGTTTTATCTATTGGACGGCGATGGGTTGGAGAAAAGGCAGTATTCCCTGAAGCTTCGTGCTAGAGGCAAGTGCTTTAAAGTGGTAAGTATGAAAAAGATTCTCAGTGCCAGCATTCAGTCTTCCATCAAGCCAGGAAGTTTTTCCCTCTTCCCCTCAGATGGTACAGGGGTGGTATTTTGACTATTAGAATATTTCCATTAATTCAACACTTTGGGTAACTAGGTGGATGTCTGTATCATTCACTCACTAgatcaaagcattttttttctaatggaaGTCTGTCACTCATTAAAGGCAGTTATCCTATTTATCTCTCTAAAACCTGAGTCTTATTTTTAAGTCCTGCTCTTTCTGCTAGGGTTTTTGCCAAATTTCCAAAGCAATGGCATAACCAATGTGGCTATTCTTGCATGTAATCAGTAGAAACCTAAAGAAATGGGAACTATGTGGGTTAGAAGAAATAGCATTTatcaggcagggcacagtggctcatgcctgtattcccagcactttgggaggccaacacgggtggattacttgaggtcaggaatttgagaccagcctggccaacatggtgaaatcctgtctctactaaaaatacaaaaattagctgagtgtggtggcgtatgcctgtaatcccagctatttgggaggctgaggcagaagaaacgcttgaactcaggaggcagaggtcgcggtgagccaagaccgtgctactgcactccagcctgggcaaaaaaaaaaaagcattgatcAAATCCAGGAATTTTAAGACAAAAGGGCTGACCACTATATTCTAGTACTACATTATTAAATTAGTTTGTCTTATTGCTCATGCAAAGCTTATGTGAAATGATTATTTGACTATGATGAATGATGAGTTTGGGCTCCTTCTGCTTTCCACAAAGTACCAGGCCTACTGCCTACTGTTGACCTCACAGATACCCAATATACACAAAGAAAATTATAGTGTATGGATGCCACACTAGTaaagctggattttttttattatggtagaGACCCTAGAGATACACTATTTCATCATTTTATACTTTCCAAACAAGTCATTTTCCCATTACCCTTTAAATGCTTTATAGTATTCTATTTTTGGTGATATTAGAATAATTGAGTATAgttatttttttgtcatttttttcaaacTTGTAAAAACTGTCaagtatagttatttttaaaatttggggcaatatttttttggggggggagctGATAAACATTGCTGAATGTCTTTGTATGCCAAAAGAAAGCTAACTTCTATAAACATATGCTTCTCACATAACCACTCAGGCAAGTACTGAGTGCATCAAAGTCAGCCCATGCCAAAAGGAacacaatattcttttttttttttttttttttttgagatggagtttcgctcttgtcccccaggctgcagtgcaatggcacgattttggctcactgcaacctccacctcccaggttcaagcaattcttctgcctcagcctcccgagtagctgggattacaggtgccttccaccacacccagctagtttttctatttttagtagacacagggtttcaccatgttggccaggctggtcttgaattcctgaccttaggtgatccgccagcctcagcctcccaaagtgctgagattacaggcatgagccactgtgcccagccagaacacAATATTCTTAACAAATGAAAGGGAAATTAGTGGTACATCATCATTAGACTCTATTTTCAGCAACTTTTCTATTACAGGTATGCCCTGCTTTAAGAACACCCAATAACTGAGTTTGTTTAAATGCATTATAGAAAAATCTGGGCATTATGAATCAGATTTGATACACAAGCAACCTTTTAGCTTACTCCCCTGCCAGCCCACCGCCCCCAGAAAATAGCCAAGGGGTCTAAATCTATATTTTGCTCCAGATCCAATGTTTTActtttgaaaaggaagattcagtgATTGAACTCACACAAGGCAATGGTCTGGGGCCTGCTAAAAGTCATGCTGTGGTTTCCATTGCATTTGAGACAACCAGACAAATACAACTTTTAGAGGAAACTTCAAGTTTTCTCTTATTCACATCTCAGCCAGGAGTGGGATCTTACACTTAGAATTGCTTAgacctgtgctgtccaatatgacaGCCACTAGCTGTATGTAGAGTATATTCACAATCCCAATCAATTTCCATCAGACCTCCATTTTTTCCAACTCTCTCATCATGAGTGGGGTTAGGGTTATTGTTTTTGGTtactgaatatattatttttctatgtaaagCTAACAGACATATATGGTGATCAAATCTGTAACCACAACCTCAGTAGTActattttctgttattgattcAGATTTTATCTGCAAGACTGGCTGCAAGTAAGTTCAGAGAGACAGCATATTATTTGAGACACCTAACATTTCGTTAAAAAAATACTCATgtatcagccaggcgcagtgactcacgcctgtaatcccagtactttgggaggccgaggcaggcagatcacctgaggtcaggagcttgagaacagcctgatcaacatggagaaaccctgtctctactaaaaatacaaaattagccgggcgtggtggcacatgcctgtaatcccagctactcgggaggctgaggcaggagaatcgcttgaacccgggaggtggaggttgcggtgagccgagatcgcgccattgcactccaacctgggcaacaagagcgaaactccgtctcaaaaaaaaaacaaaacaaaacaaaacaaaacaaaactcatgtATAAAGATACAATCAAGAGCATCAATTTGGCTTAAAAGGTAATGTTACCTTAGTACTCATTAGCAAAACAATGCAATGCATTCTGACATCTTTATGATGATACTCTGATATACTAATGTAAGTGAAGATGATAAATgcaatagaaaaattttaaatatactggTGTTGGGGGCAAGGTGACACATAAGCTGTGTCACACTCTGAGAGATACTGTTTATTACTGTACTCACACTGAACATGACTTGATTGTAGTAATTGCATCTGAGACCACATATTAGGGGGTTTCATAAAGGGGTTTTGTTATTCTTCAAAACTAATAACGCTTCATCTTAACCAAAACCCTCAATGAGAATAATCAGAAATAAAGCAAAGTTTTACACACTACCCTGAGGATCAATAACTTCAAGCCCAAGGCCATCTTAAGGAAATTTTCTTTCTGGTTTGCTAAAGCTGTGGGAGACCATTACCATCATGAGGCCAGTCACAAGAAATATTGATCTCTAAAATGTCATGCTCTAACACTCTACAGGGACTCACAGCATGTGCTGGCCAGATTATAGAACAAGTCAGCTCTAAGTATTTCACACATTTATCAGTACAGGAGCTATTGCATTTACCACTGGATTAAGTTTCTGAGTAGCCATTGAAATTTGGGAAAAGGTATGGTAATGCAAAGTAGATAGGTTAGGACCTCCACACTGAAAACAGATATGGTACAGCTGTGAACATGGGAAAAATCCCTGAACTTGTACAAGGAAACAAAATCcagaacaggctgggcgcggggactcatgcctgtaatctcagaactttgggaggccgaggcgggtggatcacctgaggtcaggagttcgagacctgcctggccaacatggcaaaaccccatctctactaaaaatacaaaaaattagccaggtgtggtggtgggcacctgtaatcccagctatttggaaggctgaggcaggagaattgcttgaaaccaggaggcagaggttgcagtgagccgagattgtgccattgcactccagtctgggcgacagagcaaaactccgtgtcaaaaaaacaaaacaaaacaaaatacagaacaGAGTCAACTCAGGTAAGTGAAACTGCCAGATGGCCAAAACAAGTTCTTCAAATTTCCACAGAACTCATTGACCCAGCAGGACTACATTTTTATCCAAATTGCAGCTGGGAGCTTGATTAACTGAGAAACAACACAATTAAATGACATGACATTCTTCATAGGCACCAATCCAATGTCAGTATCTGCAGGCTGAAGTACAGATAGTTACACTGAAATTGTGTATGCTCTGAGGAATGACACTAAATTAGCTTCCAGGAAAATTACTCAATTTTGTAagtaattttcagttttttttctcaGGGATATTTTTCAACtttcactttaattttctttagttGCTTAGTTGTACATTTTGAGAAGGCAAATCCATTGGAATTTGGGGAGGCTTAGAACATAAATCAGTATTAGAAGTAAAGGGAACACACAGCTAAAAGTTTTACTTTAATCACAAATTCACAACTAGAGATATCATTTGCATATCTTAGAATGCTAAAGAcctgttaaaattttttaaccGATCAGCAAAAATATGTGCCCCACAGATTTCTAATGTTCATAATTTAGAATTTAtcacatataatatttattaatactttatttgcaaaattattcttaaaacacTTCTTTCCAACACATTTACAATGTTCatgtgttttaaagaaaaaaaccaccctcatttaaaaatgtactacTAACTTTAATGTGTGGTTATACCAGTGCcaccaaattagaaaagaaaaagaaacatacagcTGTATTGGATATGTAGTTACTACTACAAATAATGACAACACATGTCCTATACAATGATCATATTCATGCTTTTCTACCACTTCTCAGTCATTGTCAGAACCATTTGGAGGTAAGAAAACCAATGCATCATTGAAAATGTGCCCAAATGCCCTAAGGCGGTATACCCCATACATCATCACATGCATCTGATTTGGAGTCAGTCCATTAAAAGTAACAGCCatatctgaacaacagccttctaCTACCTGGTTGGGGTGATAAGTCATTGCCTCTTTAATAGAAAGCCCAACAGATTTGGTATTAAATACATCTTTTCCATCAGCATCTTCTGCATTTTCTGCAAACACTCCAGCATATTTCAGGCAAACTGCTAGCTGTTTATCTTCAGATGTCTTCCAAATCATCCCTCCCTGTTCAGGACACTTTTCAGGGATACTGAGAAGGCTGTTAAGTCTTTTCATTGATTCTATACTTAAGACAATTCCTCCTTCCATACCCACATATTCAAGGTCTCCAGATTTTATAGTGTGGCCTAGATAGAAAGGCTGTGATGGAtccttttttaacaaaaaatactTTAGGTTTTCAATGATAGCAAACGTAGTGGGGCGTGCAAGGAAGAACCAGTTGTATTGGTCTCTATACTTATCAAAGGCGTATTTGTAAGCTTTTCTCATCATTAACCACATGTCATTTGTGTCCATATTAATTGACTCAAACACTTTAACATTTTCAGAACTGAAGAACTCTGCTTTGTCACAGTGTTTGGTCCAAGTCTCCTTTACTGCAGCCCAAAGACTCACATCTTTGGGTTTTACAAGGATAATACAGTATACTCGAAAGCTCTTACTGAGCTCCATGCGCTCATCCTCTGAAATTTTCAAGATATCTTCTTTGTTAGGAGCTTGTAGGTGATGATGCTCATGGTGGTGCATTCTATTTCCATGACCAATCCTAATGTGTCCTAGCATAGTGATCAAAGCACAGAAAATGCTTCCAAGCATCACACCCTTCAAAAAGGAGCTGCTTTCAGAAAGCATTTTtcctataaagaagaaaaagactctTAAAATACTTAATAGAAAAAGATTGTCTATAAATTTGATTTGGTATTCCTTATATACTTAAATTTTGCtcttaatgttttttttaaaaggttccCAAGCTTGAAATCAAGTTAGTTGCATATAGTACAAAAGACTCTCAAAATCTTTAGCTTCCAATGGAATCTGATTACTGTTTAGTATAAACTGGAACTCTGCAACAACTCCTCTATGGAGAAGTTTGTTTTGCACTTCATCTATGGGGATTTAATTAACCCTTGAAACCAGTGTTACAGAGGTTATCCATCCACCATTCTCTTTAAAGAATTTCACATCACAAGCTTGCATTATTTAAATACCTCTAAAAATGTAGTGGACTTTTACACCAAAACCTTGGATTGAACAGATAAAACCACCTATAAATGGCAAATCACCAATGGTATTGTGCTGACATTTCTGTTCTCAACATAGTGCTTTCTTTAACTGATGGCTGTCCTTAAGTGTTTTGAGTAAAACCAAGTTTCTTGAGAATAACACCATATATGTTAATATTTACCCTTTTGTTTCTAAAACTAAATGGTTTCCAATACAATATCCCAACTATTGATGTAATAGAagtccataataaaaagttacatTTTTGGATCAAAAAGGAATATTGATAGATATATCTGGGGcccattaataaacatttttatttcctcaaaaggaattttcttctttggggaagtaaaaatggaaaaatttatacttttatttcaatTAGAAATTaagagccgggtgcagtggctcatagctgttatctcagcactttgggaggctgaggcgggtggatcccttgagctcagtagttcgagaccagcctgggcaacatggtgaaaccttgtctctacccaaaatccaaaaaattagccagacgtggtggtgggtgcctgtaatcccagctactcgggaggctgaggcacaagaatcccttgaactcgggaggcggaggctgcagtgagctgtgatctcaccacgggactccagccagggcatcagagtgagactctgtctcagaaaaaataaataaataaaataaattaaaagctgACATTAAATATACTTgttgaaaaaaattgtatgttaACCATTTATTCTAGTAAAGGCTGAATTTTCCAATCTTCCCTCCATCTTCAGAAAAAAGCGATCTATTGAGCTACTTAGACTTCCCAGTTTTCTCTTATGGTTGAAAGGAGCCTTAGAAAGCTACCCAATGTCAGTCacttctctcattttacagagaggaaaTGGAAGTCcacagaggttaaataactgACTCAGTCACACAGTTAGACAGTGGTATAAGTGGACTAGAAACCACATTTCTCAATATCAGTTTAATGGTTTTTTTCCATTACAGAAGAATAATTGCCATAGTGCTTCTACCACATTAGAGTTTAATAAATGGGTTACTGAATATCCTTgttttcatacaaatggaaaaaagtgGGATCTGTTGACCATAACTGATATTTTGCACCCAACAGCACCATATTGCTACAAGGAAACCACTCCTATGGTTTTCTGCTACAGGAAATGGAATTTTGACTTCTACCAGAAAGACAAGGTGTGGAATAGCTTGGCAGAAGTAATTTCTGAgcggtgggtggggcaagagccAGGAAGACTTTCCTGTGTCACTCACAGAACTTGGTCAATAAACACAGTTCCAAGAAGAGAAGTGACAGAAAACAAGCTCTGCATAATATTAGAATTGTCggctgtgcgcggtggctcatgcctgtaatcccagcactttgggaggccgaggcgggcggatcacctgaggtaaggagttcaagaccagcctggccaacatggtgagaccctgtctcgactaaaaatacaaaaattagccgggcatggtggcatatgactgtaatcccagctactcaggaggctgaggcaggagaatagcttgaacccgggaggcggaggttgcagtgagccaagatcgcaccacagcactccggcctgggcgacaagagcgagactctgtctcaaaaaaaaaaaaaaaaaaaaaattgtcaggtgcactctaaaattaatttatataggATTTTTGTATTTCATGTCACGCAGTTTTCATTATTTCTGGCCAATACATAATTCACACATGTTTCTTTGCTCAATTATGGCATATGTGTCAGACTTCTTCCTGATGGTGATCCTACTCCTGGCTGCAAAAATAGTGATCAAAACTCAGTAAGtctacacattttaaataaaataatttgcaaaaattaTTCTAAGGAgattttttccccatcagagaggcAGAAAATATAACACTAGGGATGCATATGACAGGATACTTTCTACAGAAGGAAACTTAAAACTGCACACGAgcacaaatgaaacagaaactaCCCCAATGGTTTTTAGATGAACCTTTTTGGGTGAAGGTAGTTGGGGTGAAGTACGGAAAACGAAGACGAAATAGGGAAGAGAAGTGAGAGGGAGGACATGGTAACCTCGAGATCCCTCTGAGGGACCAAGAGAGCGCCCCCAGGAAGAAGACTCTCGGTCTCCTGTGCTGACAATCCTCCCGCTGCACCTGCCCAAGCATCCCGCGTGGAGCATGCTGGGAGAGGGCTGGGGCCCAGGCCTCCCCCAAGAGAGGGAGGGGAGTCAGGGTGCGCTTGGGGTGGGGGTCGAGGCCCCGCCACTCACCCGCGTCTAGAACGGCTTGGGGGCAGGAAAGCGCAGCCGCGCACGGGTTTCCTCTCAAGTTGGCGCACCACTCGGTTACGCTCCGGGCCGGGCTGTTCTAGCTGCAGGCGGTGTCCTCTCGTTGGTCTCGCTAAAGGTGGGGAGGGCCAGGAAACGAGCGCCGCGAAGGCAGGGGTAGTGGGGTGGGGCAAAGGAGCCCGCAGCTGGGCGGAGCCGTCCGTTTGCCCGCCCGCGCAGGCGTCAGAAGGGCCGGCGCGCCAGCTGCGCGCACACTGCGTGCCCTTTCTCCCCGCCCCCTGCCGAGTTCAGAGACTTGCTATAGGCCTGCGTGACCCGAACGCTCTCCTTTACCCAACGGGACGCCCAGAAAGGACGCCGTGCGTACAACTCGCTGACACCTCCCACTTCACTTTCCTGGCGTGGTAGTTGCGAGAGTGAGAGATTCGTGTTCCTGGTGTCGCTTTTTATCAGACCTCTTGATGTTTTCTCTGATGTACCCCTGCGTCCTTGAATCCCCTCATATTGCCCACCCCCCCAGTGCTCCTGGGCTGAGACCAAAACGCAAGCCACTGAAATAGTCACGTAATTATGACACCAACGGTTTCCTATTATTATTGGAATGAGATCTGAAGCCCCACTGCCTGGAATCCAATCCTGTCTTCACCACACCTTTTGATATCCCGGGAAAATTACTTCACCTcgctgtgcctcagttccctcatttgTAAAGTACAGAAAATGTCACAGGACTGCCTATTTCATAGAAAATTAGATGAGATAGTGCATATGACTCCCTTAGCAAAATTTCAAGCCTAGAGTAAGCATTTACTAAAAGGTACTGGCTGTTACTATTCACCCCAGTATTTCTAGTACTTAACCACAGTGCCAGC of the Pongo abelii isolate AG06213 chromosome X, NHGRI_mPonAbe1-v2.0_pri, whole genome shotgun sequence genome contains:
- the C1GALT1C1 gene encoding C1GALT1-specific chaperone 1, producing the protein MLSESSSFLKGVMLGSIFCALITMLGHIRIGHGNRMHHHEHHHLQAPNKEDILKISEDERMELSKSFRVYCIILVKPKDVSLWAAVKETWTKHCDKAEFFSSENVKVFESINMDTNDMWLMMRKAYKYAFDKYRDQYNWFFLARPTTFAIIENLKYFLLKKDPSQPFYLGHTIKSGDLEYVGMEGGIVLSIESMKRLNSLLSIPEKCPEQGGMIWKTSEDKQLAVCLKYAGVFAENAEDADGKDVFNTKSVGLSIKEAMTYHPNQVVEGCCSDMAVTFNGLTPNQMHVMMYGVYRLRAFGHIFNDALVFLPPNGSDND